The segment ATTAAAGCAGTAAAAAGTCAAAATGCCGACTTTTTACAAGTAAAAAGCAACAATCTGTGAGAAAAGAGCTTTATTATTTGACACCATGCAGACTGTAAATTGCATAAACAGTAGTACAATCAAAACGAATTAATTGGTACAATAAGAAAAAATAGGTATAAAGAAGGGGTCCGTATGAAAGTTGGGATTATCGGTGGAGGCGCAATCGGCCTCCTATATGCTTTCCAATTATCCAAAGCCTTTCCAGTCACTCTATACATTAATAGGAAAGAGCAGTTGCAGCTGCTAGAAACTTACGGTATTTCCATATCTGAAGAAGTGGCGGAAAGGGAGATTAACTTCCGACTATGGAACACAAAAGTTCGACCAACTGAAGACGTTATTATGGTTGCAGTAAAACAATATGCCCTCCAAGTCATTCTTCCCACACTCGAAGAATGCACGAAGGAGCAAACGGTCTTGTTTCTACAAAATGGGATGTCTCATTTAGAATTCCTAGGCAAAATAAACAATCCCTCTATTTTATTGGGAGTCGTGGAGCATGGTGTGAAAAAAAATAATGACCATCGTATCAATTGGACTGGCAAAGGTCGAACGAAAATAGCATGCTACGATAAACCGCTTCATTCATATCCGACAGAATTCATAGATCATTGGGTAGAGCGCCTTGGCGACTGTTTTCCAGTAGAAATTTGCGATGACTATCACTCCATGATGACAGAGAAATTATTGGTAAATGCCGTCATCAATCCACTCACCGCCATTTACCATGTCAGAAACGGGGCACTCTTGTCAAACCCTTACTATAAAAAAACCATGAAAATCTTGTATGAAGAGATTAGCTTTCTAATTGAGGAAGATTCAAGAGAAGAAATGTGGAAACATATATGCACCATATGTGAAAGAACGGCAGAAAACTGGTCTTCCATGGAGCGGGATATAACCGAAGGCAGACAGACAGAAATAGAATCCATACTGGGATATATAAGAAAAATGGCAAATCGTAAAGGAAAATCGGTCCCTGTAACAGAATTTATTTATCAAGCTGTTAAAGGACTACAGATTCATCCAAAATAATCAGGTATGCGAAAGAGGTAGATGAAAATGACTGGATTTTTCGTTGGGACGCTCGCCACAATCGTGACCGTACCAATTTTAGCACTGATCATGTTCTACATCATTGCGCGGTTCGTAACTAAAAATAATAAAAGATCTTTCCACGTTGCCATCGACACCTCCACCTTTTTCTTTATATTAGCGGTGCACTTTCTCATCATCATCATTTGGGAGCAATCCCTCTTATGGGTGATATTAACAGTGCTACTGGCAATTGCCACCCTTATGGTTCTGTTGCATTATAAAATGAAAGAAGAGATACATTTTTTTAAGGTGCTGAAAGGGTTTTGGCGATGTAATTTTCTGCTCTTTTCTTTCGCCTATTTTTGCCTGGCGGTCTTTGGTGTCCTTAAAAGAGTTTTTGAAACATTTGTGTAAGCAAGTTTTTTTGAATCAATGGAAATCAATGCTATACTCATGAAGATATATACATATATGAACGATTCAGAAAGGAAGTACTTTATGAATGTAGTAGAATTAATGCTCCCTACTATCAATAAATTTTCATCCGCTTATTTACACCAAAAGGAAAGCATACTCCCCTTTTTTACATATAATCCGTTTTCCCAGTCTTCGTTCACCGAAAGAAAGAAGAGATTGGAAGCTAGGAACTTCAGAAGGAAAGAGCTTGCGGATCATCTGTTGGAATTTAATAAAAAATATGATGCGGACAGCCAAACTCTACATAATATTGAAAAATTGAAAGATAAGGAATCTCTCGTCGTAATCGGTGGGCAACAGGCTGGTTTGTTGACCGGACCAGTCTACACTATTTCTAAAATAGTAAGTATTATCAAGCTTGCGCAAGAACAGGAATCGATATTGGGTGTCCCGGTTATCCCGGTATTTTGGATTGCCGGAGAAGATCATGACTTTCAAGAAATAAACCATGTGAATTTCCCAAAAGGAAATAATATTGAAAAGCATGTTTTCCGTCTGAAGGAAGCCGGCAAAAAAATGGTGTCAGAACTTAAATATGACAAAGAAAATATGAAATTTTGGATGCTTGAAGTTATCAACTCATTAGGTGAGACGTCATTTACAACAGATCTCAAAAATGCTCTGGAGCGGGATATTCAGTCATCATCCACCTTTGTGGATGCATTTGCTAACATGATTACCCATCTCTTCAAGGGAACAGGGCTTGTGTTGGTGAATGCTTCTGATTCTTCCTTAAGACAATTGGAGACACCTTATCTTCAGAAGATCTTAATCAATCATGAACTGATCAGCAAGGGAATTCTTCAAACGCAAAAAGAACTGGAAGAGATGGAATTTTCAACGATGTTGGAAGTGGACAAAGAATCCATGAACCTTTTTTATCATCATGATGGGGAGCGCCAACTCCTATACTGGGATGAAAAGAAGCAGATGGCTTATTCAAAGGATACTCACCGCGAGTTCACGATGGAACAGTTAGAAAAACACTTGGAAGAAGAGCCTTGGAATTTCTCCAATAATGTAGTAACTAGACCATTGATGCAAGAGTTCCTTTTTCCTACCCTCGCCTTTATTGGTGGACCGGGGGAAATTAGTTATTGGGCAGAGTTGGGCCGATGTTTCCATTCAGTCGAATTGGAAATGCCACCTGTTATTCCGAGGATTTCCTTGACTTTGTTAGAGCGGCATATCGAAAGCACGATGGAAGAGCTTGGGGAACCAGTTCAGGAAGTATTGGAAAGTGGACTGGAAGAAAAGCGTAAAGCGTGGCTCTATAAGCAGGAACTGCAGTCACTTGAGGAGACCATGTCATCTTTTATGGAGCAGTATAAAGATGTACACGGGAAGTTCCGTGAAGTAGGGAACGAGACTATGCCTCATATGAAACCGGCATTTGAAAAGAATTGGAACCTTATTGATAAGCAGTTTACCTACATCCATCGATTAATAGAAAGATCTGCCTATGAGAAGCATGAAACGATAATGAAAAAATATGAACGGGTCGAGCTTGCTTTGCTGCCAAAAGGCATGCCACAGGAAAGGATATGGAATATATGTTACTTCCTAAACAAATACGGGTTGGATTTCGTTCAACGCCTATGCGAGCTCCCATTAAAGCACAATGGAAAACATAAAGTAATAAAACTTTAAAAATGAAGGACAAAAAGTAGTCTTAACTTTAAAAACATGTAACCATGTTGATCCTGGTGAAAGACGCGCAGACACCTCGAAAATTCTAATGCGTTTTCTTCGTGCAATGTAACGCTGTCGTAGCCTTCCGTGTCCTTAGGGCCATGGGAGACCCGAAAACGTTAGGAGGTGGTCCCGGACCGCCGCGGTAAGCGAAGCGCCTGGAACGGAGATCAACTGTAAGTACAATTAGATATGAATGATGGGTAATCATTAGTTTGAAACAGTGGAAATTTTTCCACTGTTTTTTTTAATTCTTTTTCTGACATTGCGAAAACAAACCGGGGTCGTAAACATACAAACCATGAAGAAAGATAGCTAAATGTGTTTAAGCCTGGTCAAAAAAAGCCACGTTTGAACGAAATTCGTCCTTTTGTCAAAAAATGTTGTAAAAAGATGAAAAACGAAAAAAAAGTAGGCTTAAAGGATTTTCTTTTAGGGAAGAGAATAGTACAATAAAGTAAGTGGAGAGAAGTGGGGGATTGTGGGGGAAAGTAGAAGAAAGGTGGGAGAGCCAAATGTTCATGGGGGAATATAATCATACAATCGATACAAAAGGGCGTATGATTGTGCCTGCGAAATTCCGTGATCATTTAGGTGAAACCTTTGTTCTGACCAGAGGCCTCGATAAATGCCTATTTGGCTATCCTCTCTCTGAATGGAAAACAGTTGAAGAAAAACTGAAACAGCTACCACTTACTAAAAAGGATGCCCGTGCATTTACACGATTTTTCTTTTCAGGGGCTTCAGAGTGTGAGTTGGATAAACAGGGCCGTGTGAATATCGCCACTCCGCTTGTCCAATATGCACAACTTGAAAAGGAATGTGTCGTGATCGGAGTATCTAATAGAATAGAAATCTGGAGCAAGGATAACTGGAATACGTTTGTGGAGGATTCAGAAGACTCCTTCGCAGAAATTGCAGAAAACCTCGTGGATTTTGACTTATAAAAGGGATTACATTACAACGAATACTAGGACAGCCTGGATAAAACAAAATGGTCGGTGAGAAAATACCGATAGAAAAGAATTTGCAGCACCTAAGAAAAACAGCTAAGAGCTAGAAAGGCGGTGGAATATGTTTCACCACGTTACCGTTTTATTAAACGAAGCAGTTGATGGCCTTCAGATCAAGGAAGATGGGACGTATGTGGATTGTACCCTTGGGGGAGCAGGACATAGTTCCGAAATTGTGAAACAGCTATCCGACAATGGGAGATTAATTGCTTTTGACCAGGATGACCATGCCTTAGAACATGCAAAAAGTGTGTTACATAACTATCTGGACCGGGTCATTTTCATTAAGAGCAACTTCAAGCACTTGAAAGAGAAATTGTACGAGCAGGGAATTACAAAGGTCGATGGTGTATTGTTCGACCTTGGGGTATCCTCTCCACAACTGGATACTCCAGAAAGAGGGTTCAGTTATCACCACGAAGCACCACTTGACATGAGAATGGATACCGACAGTCCGCTTAGTGCCTATGATGTTGTCAATGAGTGGCCATACGAAAAATTAGTTCGCATTTTCTTTCAATATGGAGAAGAAAAGTTTTCCAAGCAAATAGCGAGAAAAATTGAAGAATACCGTAAAACAAAGCCGATTGAGACAACTCTGGAATTAGTGGAAATCATCAAAGACGGGATACCCGCTCCCGCAAGAAGAACAGGCGGACACCCGGCTAAACGGGTATTTCAAGCAATTCGTATCGCGGTCAATGATGAATTGGGTGTTTTCGAAGATGCCATTCATCAGGCCATTGACGTCCTGAGGCCTGGAGGAAGGGTTTGTGTCATTACCTTCCATTCACTTGAAGACAGAATGTGTAAAGTTGCCTTTAAGGAAAAAAGCCAATTGCCCCAGCTTCCACCTGGGCTTCCGGTCATACCAAAGGAATTTGAACCGACACTAAAACTTATCACACGCAAACCGATAATACCTAGTGAGGAAGAACTAGAAGCCAACAATCGTGCAAGGTCGGCAAAGCTTAGAATCGCGGAAAAAGCGAAAGACTAAATAAAAATAAAATGTAGACTAGGGGGAAAGGGAAATGAGTAATTTAGCTCATAAAATTCAGCGGCAACATGAAGAGCGTAAACAGCAGACACCAAAAAAGCAATTAGTTGTTAAAAAGCGTGCTAAAATCACGCTTGGGGAAAAAGTGCTTGGTTGCATGTTTATCGGAATGCTCGCTTTCGGTTCCATCCATGTTGTATCAAATCATGTGAGTATTTACCATGTTAACAGTGAAATCCAATCGCTTGAAGGATCAGTAGAATCTCAATTAAAGAAAAACCGTGAGTTGGAGCTTCGTGTTGCAGAAGAAAGCAGCTATGAAGTCATCCTGGAAAAAGCAAAAAACCTAGGCCTTACATTAAACGAAAATAATGTGAAGAACATAGGGAACTAATGAGTACACACAATATCGTTCAAAAAAAGAGAATTCACTTGGGAGCAGCAATCTTACTGGGATTTTTTGCGTTGCTCTTTTTTCTATTGATTGGGCGTTTCTTCTACCTTCAAGCGACAGGAGAGGCACACGGACATAACCTTTCTGAAGAAGCAAGCGAGAGATACAATGTTAATAAGACAATCAGTGCAACACGAGGGGCTATCTACGACAGAAGTGGTGATCCAATAGCAGAGGATACGCCTTCTTTCAATCTAGTTGCAGTGTTGGACGAATCGTTGACAACCAATGAAGAGAAGCCGCGGCATGTGGTCAATCCAGAAGAAACCGCTACAAAACTAGCCGATGTCTTGGAGGCAGATCGAAGCGAGATCCTCGAAAGATTGATGCGAAACAGTAAACAGGTGGAATTCGGGTCAATAGGGAGAGATCTACCCTTATCTGTCAAACAGGAAATCGAAGATATGAAATTACCTGGAATCGGCTTCATCGAGGGATCCAAACGATTTTATTTCAATGGAAAATTCTCTAGTCATGTGGTCGGTTTTGCAAGGGCAAATGATGATGGCGTCGTAAGCGGCGTTACAGGAATTGAGAAAATGCTCGAGGAAGAATTGAAGGAACAGGACGGTTCCTTGGCTGTAAAAACAGACAATAAGGGAATCAAGCTATCCATGAATTCAGATGTATCCTATGTCCCAGCGATAAACGGGAAAAATGTTCATCTGACATTGGATAAAACCATCCAAACTTTTCTGGAAGAAGCGATGAACACTGTAGCGAAGGAATATAAACCGGAAAGAATCATTGCAATTGTAGCAGATCCCAAAACGGGTCAAATACTTGCGATGGGATCGAGGCCAACTTTTGATTTGAATACAAGAGAAGGGCTGACAGACAACTGGAACAATGACGCAATCTCATATAGATATGAACCAGGTTCCACCATGAAAATCTTCTCCTTGGCCGCTGCCATTGAAGAAGGAGTTTACAATGGATCTGAAATGTATCAATCCGGCTCCTATTCATTGCCGAACGACCCTGTTCCGGTTTATGACCATAACAGGTCTGGGTGGGGAATGATAAGCTTTGAGGAAGGGGTACAACGATCTTCAAACGTTGCATTTGCCCTGCTTGCGGATAGAATGGGAACGGACACGTTACTGGAATATATCCAGGCATTTGGGATGGATAAGCCTACAGGGATTGATCTGCCAGATGAGACGACTAGTAATATTAACTACAATTACTATCGTGACAGGATTTCTACAGCATTCGGTCAAGGATCAGCTTTTACACCCATCCAACAAATTCAGGCAGCCACTGCGATTGCAAATGGCGGCAAGATGATGCAACCATATGTGATTGATAAGATAGTGGATCCGAACACAAATGAAGTGGTGCTGGAAAACAAACCAAAGCAAAAAGGCAAGCCTATTTCCGAGGATACGGCAAATAAAGTCCTGGATGTCATGGAGTCAGTGGTCAGCTCGGAAAATGGTACAGGTCGACCTTATAGTATCGAGGGCTACAGTGTGGCAGCCAAGACAGGGACTGCACAAATACCTGGTCCTGGGGGTTATTTGTCCGGCCATGGAGAGTACATCTACTCCATCACTGGGATGGCACCTGCTGATGATCCGGAACTTTTGATGTATGTCGCTGTGGAAAAACCCAAAATTGCGCAACACGAAAATGGTGCAGGACCGGTATCGGGGGTCTTCAATTCAGTTATGAGACGGAGTTTGCAATACATGAGCATTCAACCTGATGAAACACAACAATCGGCCCCCAAGAAGAAAAACGTAGGCGTGAAGGTTCCTAATCTTGTAGGAAAATCAGTTCAAGAAATCACCACTGGGACACAGGCTCCGGATTATGTCGTGGTTGGAGAAGGTTCTAAAATACTGAAGCAAACCCCAAAGGCTGGCAGGGAAGTCATAAAAGGGGAAAAGGTGATATTGCTGACTGAAGAGGCACCTCCAATCCCTGACATGACAGGATGGAGCTTGAGAGACGTCCGGAAAATTGCCAACCTTCTTGGACTTCAAACAGACATAAGCGGCAATGGGTATGTGCAAAAACAGAACATCATGCCGGGAACACCTGTGGAAGATGGGAACAGCCTTGTGGTGGAATTAGGGTCCAACAGATCTTTGCCAGAAACTGAAGAACCTGAACCAGAAGAGGAAACCGGTGAAGAGCAAGATGAGGAAGCGACAGAAGAAGACGATAGTTAATGATTATGAAGTTGCATTGTGGAAGGGGCTTTCCCCTTTTTACAGTGCAACTTTTTTATTTACTCGGTAACTATTCAGGTTTTATGAAAGGGACTTTCAAAAGTTCTAACCCCCTTCGTACAAGCATATATTACTACGAATATTAAAGGGGGTTCATATGACATGCGTGTTTCTCATGTGACTGTTCGGAGAAGGTTGACCATCGTACTTCTTGTAGGCATTCTACTTTTTAGCATCATAGATCTGCGTCTTGGCTATGTCCAATTTGCACTGGGGAATATGTTGACAGATCGTGCAAAAGATTCCTGGAGCAGAAACATACCGTTTGAGCCAGAACGCGGTGAAATTCTTGATCGAAACGGAGTTCCTCTTGCAACGAACATGAGTGCTCCAACTGTCCTTGTTGTACCAAGACAAATTAAAGATCCCAATGAAACTTCTGAAAAATTAGCAGCAGTCCTGAATATGTCCAAGGAGAAGGTGTACAAGCTTGTTACCAAGAGCTCTTCCATGGAAAGAATCAATCCGGAAGGAAGGAAGATTTCTCACGAAAAAGCAAAGGAAATCAGAGCGCTGGGATTAAAGGGCGTCTATATTGCCGAGGATTCCAAGCGTCACTATCCATTCGGAAGCTACCTTTCCCATGTACTCGGATTTGCCGGTATTGATAATCAAGGATTGATGGGACTCGAACTCTATTATGATGAACAGTTAAAAGGGGAAAAAGGTTATGTGCAATTCTATTCTGATGCTAAAGGAAGGAGAATGCCTGATATCCCAGATGATTACGAAGCCCCGCAAGATGGCTTGGACCTAAAGCTGACCATTGATTCAAAAGTTCAGACGATCATAGAGAGGGAGTTGGATCTTGCACAGGAATTGTATAGTCCAGATGGTATCATTGCCATCGCAATGGATCCAAAAACAGGTGAAATCCTGGCAATGTCGAGCAGACCGGATTTTGATCCTGCACAATTCCAAGATGTAGCTCCTGAAATTTATAATAGGAACCTGCCTGTATGGAGTACATATGAGCCTGGTTCCACATTTAAAATCATTACCCTTGCGGCGGCCTTAGAAGAAAACAAGGTCAACTTGCAGAATGACACCTTCAATGATAGCGGTGCGGCTATGGTTGATGGGGCAAGGCTGCGTTGTTGGAAAAAAGGAGGACATGGACATCAGACGTTTCTCGAAGTTGTCCAGAACTCTTGTAACCCAGGCTTTGTCGAGCTTGGTCAGCGTTTAGGGACGGATACACTTTTTGATTATATTAAATCTTTTGGTTTTGGAGAGAAAACCGGGATCGACTTGGCTGGTGAAGGAAAAGGAATTCTATTTAAACCAGAGCGTGTTGGTCCCGTGGAATTGGCTACGACCGCATTCGGCCAGGGGGTATCTGTCACTCCGATCCAACAAGTGGCAGCAGTCGCAGCCGCGGTGAATGGCGGCATCCTCTACACACCTTATATCGCTAAAGAGTTTGTGGACCCGGTAACGGGTGAGGTGGTGTCAAGAAAGACTCCTGTAGAAAAAAGAAGAGTTATATCGGAAGATACATCTGCCCAGGTTCGGTATGCATTGGAGAGTGTGGTCGCTAAAGGATCGGGTAGACATGCTTTTGTGGAAGGTTACAGAGTTGGAGGTAAAACAGGAACTGCACAAAAAGTTAAGGATGGCAGATATATGGAAAACAATCATATCGTTTCCTTTATAGGCGTCGCTCCGGCGGACGACCCACAACTTGTGGTGTATTTAGCAGTAGATAACCCCAAGGGGACCATTCAATTCGGAGGGGTTGTAGCAGCACCGATTGTCGGGAATATAATGGAAGATAGCCTAAATGCACTAGGGATAGAAAAGAGAAAAGGGCAAATTGAAAAAGAATTGAAATGGCCGGATGTCCCGCTTGTGGAGGTTCCTGACCTTAAAGGGATGACAAGAAAAGAACTTCTCCAGCAGCTGGTAACTCTTAAGCTTGATATTAGTGGTGAGGGAGATACAGTTGTGCAACAGACGCCTGCCCCTGGCACAAAAGTGGAGGAGGGGTCCACTGTCAGGGTATATATGGCTGGTAAAAGCGGTACGGATGGTGAGTGATTCTGTTCTGATCACAATCGGTTTTCCTGAAGAAGAAAAGCCATTTTTTCTTCTTCAGAAAACCTGTTTTGACTAGGCGAAAAGAGTTTATTCTTATGTCGGCTTGGTTTAATTTTCCTAAATAGGATAGAATGGTGATAAGGCATCTTTATGTACTGTTCACAACTTTTTAGGATAGTAGCCTTTTCTCTTATGACATCAGGCATTTAGTCTCCAAGTATGCCAAAGGGGTTTGATTCGCATGAAACTTCAGCAACTTATTCAACATCTTCATCGATATGAAGTATCCTCTGAGTATGATCTTGAAATATCTTCGATTGTTATGGATTCCCGTAAGGTCATCGAAGGGAGTTTATTTTTTTGTATCAAAGGGTACACGGTAGATGGGCATCAATTTGCCAAAGATGCTGTGTCCAAAGGTGCCGTAGCCATCATTTCTGAGAAAACGATGGACCTTCCTGTTCCCGTGATAGTTGTACCAGATACCATGAGGGCAATGGCAATATTAGCAGATGTCTTTTTTGACCAGCCTACTCATAAGCTTCACTTGATTGGAGTCACAGGTACAAATGGAAAGACCACTACCACGCACATCATAGAATCCATTTTTCAAAGTCATCAGCAGAAGACCGGCATGATTGGCACCATTAATATGAAAATAGGAAATAAAACGTACCCTGTGAAGAATACCACTCCTGATGCGTTGACCCTTCAGGAATCCTTTCACCAAATGGTGGAAAACAAGGTGGACACGGTGGTGATGGAGGTCTCCTCCCACGCACTCCATATGGGAAGGGTGTTTGGGTGTGACTTTGATGTAGCGGTATTCACCAATCTTACACAGGATCATTTGGATTATCATAAAACAATGGAGGAATATCAGTTTGCTAAGTCCCTGTTATTCTCTTCTTTAGGTAACACCTATAACCTTACAAAACCGAAATATGCTGTATTGAATGCTGATGATGCTTCAAGTGATTTTTTTAAGCGTGCAACAGCAGCCCAGGTTATCACATATGGCATACATGAAAAAAGTGACATGATGGCAAAGAATGTGGTGACAACTGCAAAGGGAACTTCCTTTGATTTAATGTATGATGATAAATGTATTCCCGTCCAATTGAAAATGGTTGGCCATTTCAGTGTGTATAATGTTCTTGCTGCCGTTGCTGCCAGTTATGTGTCCAATATTCCCATCGAAACCATCATTCCGGTAGTGGAACAGATGACTGGTGTCCCGGGTAGGTTTGAGGCCATCGAAGGGGGGCAGGACTTTACAGTCATAGTGGATTATGCCCATACACCGGATAGTTTGGAAAATGTATTGAAGACCACCAAGCAGCTTTCTAAAAACGATATTTATTGCATAGTCGGTTGCGGTGGGGATAGGGACCGGACAAAACGCCCATTAATGGCTGCTGTTGCGGTGAATTATGCTTACAAGGCAATCTTCACTTCGGATAACCCGCGTTCAGAAGACCCGATACAAATCTTTAATGACATGAAATCCGGGGTGCCTGATCTTGCTTATGAAATTGTGGAGGATCGTAAGAAGGCGATCTTCAAGGCGATTGGACTGGCAAAAACAGGGGATATCGTCCTTATTGCTGGAAAGGGACATGAAACTTACCAAGTCATCGGCGACAAGGTGCTGGAATTTGATGATAGAAAAATTGCTTTGGAAGCCATACAAGCAAAGAAAAGCTCATAGACTGTTAAGGTGTGTATCCACATAATTAACTATTTCTTTTGTCACCCGTTATCCCAATTAATGAGTAAAAGGCATTAAAATAGTTTCGATTTCATAAGAAAATTTAAAAAGATGAAAAAAAGTATTTTCATGTGGGTGAAAAACCTATAAAATTTACTTTTGGTATATCTTTTAATTTTTCTAATCAGAAAGAATTCCAAAGTCCTAATAAAGGTATTATCATTCTCCATTACAGGGCTCCAAAGTTCGTGGAGTTCATGTTTGGTCTGTGATAATACCTATAATCATGAAATGAAGAGAGGAGGGAATAACGATGGAACAACAGGTTGTTTTATTTGCTATCGTTATGTCTTTTTTAATTACTGTACTAGTATCACCAATTTTTATTCCCTTCCTGCGCAGACTGAAGTTCGGTCAAAGTATCAGGGAAGAGGGACCGCAATCCCACCAAAAGAAAACAGGCACCCCGACTATGGGTGGAATCATGATCCTGCTTTCTGTTGCGATTACGACACTCGTTATCACAGGCCAGTTTGCAGAAACTTCTGTAGAAACTTATTTATTGCTTTTTGTAATGGTAGGGTATGGTCTCCTTGGATTCTTGGATGACTTTATCAAGGTAGTTTTAAAGAGAAATCTTGGGTTGACGTCCTTGCAAAAATTGATTGGTCAAATAGTCAT is part of the Sutcliffiella sp. FSL R7-0096 genome and harbors:
- a CDS encoding UDP-N-acetylmuramoyl-L-alanyl-D-glutamate--2,6-diaminopimelate ligase — encoded protein: MKLQQLIQHLHRYEVSSEYDLEISSIVMDSRKVIEGSLFFCIKGYTVDGHQFAKDAVSKGAVAIISEKTMDLPVPVIVVPDTMRAMAILADVFFDQPTHKLHLIGVTGTNGKTTTTHIIESIFQSHQQKTGMIGTINMKIGNKTYPVKNTTPDALTLQESFHQMVENKVDTVVMEVSSHALHMGRVFGCDFDVAVFTNLTQDHLDYHKTMEEYQFAKSLLFSSLGNTYNLTKPKYAVLNADDASSDFFKRATAAQVITYGIHEKSDMMAKNVVTTAKGTSFDLMYDDKCIPVQLKMVGHFSVYNVLAAVAASYVSNIPIETIIPVVEQMTGVPGRFEAIEGGQDFTVIVDYAHTPDSLENVLKTTKQLSKNDIYCIVGCGGDRDRTKRPLMAAVAVNYAYKAIFTSDNPRSEDPIQIFNDMKSGVPDLAYEIVEDRKKAIFKAIGLAKTGDIVLIAGKGHETYQVIGDKVLEFDDRKIALEAIQAKKSS